The Acidobacteriota bacterium region AGCACCGTGGCCGGACCGATCCAGTCGGTGCGTTCCAGCAGGCGGCCGGCGATGAACGCCGCCGCGCCCAGTCCGAACACCACCGTGACGACGATCCGCCACGGCGAGCCGGCGGGGAGGGCCTGCCAGCCGCGCCGGAAGATGTAGGCGTTCAGCAGGAAGTACAGAATGAAAAAAACAGAAAAAAAGATGATGAAGCTGGCTTTCATGGCAGCGGCTTCTGGCGACCTCGCGAGGCGGCATCCGACGCGACGGCGACGCGCAGTCGGCCGGTTGAGACAGCCATTGTAGGCAGACCTACGGTGGCGTTCAACGGCAAACTTGGGCCGGCCGCCCTTGACATCGCCGCCCTGTTGGTTTATGAGGGAGGCCACACCCCTGCGGGGGCAGGATCGGCGGAGGAGGCAACCATGAAACACGTTGCGCGATGCGCGTTTCTGACAGCGGCGCTGGCGCTGCTGGCCGGCGCGGCGGCCGCCCAGGCGGTCGCCGGGCCCATGGTGAAACTGGACCGGTTCGTCGTCTGCGCCAACGTGGAGAACCGCGAGCCGGTGGGCGAGGCAGACACGTTCCCCGCCACTACCGAGAAGGTGTTCGCCTTCGTGGAATTGAAAGAGGTCGCGGTGGACACTGAGATCGCCGTCGTCTGGTTTCACGACGAGCGCGAAGCGGGCCGGACCACCCTGGCAGTCCGGCAAGGAGCGCGCTGGCGCACCCACGCCTACAAGACGCTTCACAACCGCACCGGCGCCTGGCGGGTCGAGGTGCTCGATGCCGGCGGCGCCAAGCTGGGCGATGCTTCATTCACGGTGGAATAGCGGCGCATGTTGGCGCCGCGATAAAAAAAACGGGGCGGACCCGGTGTCCGCCCCGAAGCCATGGGTAGGGAGGTAGGTCCCCGGCGGACGACCGCGCCGCCCGCCGGGACGGCGATGCTCATTTGTCGCCGGTGGCGTATTGGATGCCCTTGCTCTTGGCCTGCTCGGTGACGATGGCGCGCACCTGCTCGTCGAAGCCGCCCTTGCCCGCCGCCTTGCGCATCTCCTCGTTGATGTATTCCTGGCGCTTCTTCACCAGCTCGGCGATTCGGGCCTGGATTTTCCGGCGCTCCTCGGCCTTGGCCTTGAGGTAGGCCGCCTGCTGCTCTTTGGTCAGATTTTTCATCTCGGCGGGGAGTTCGTCCGCCTTTACCTCCTCGAGCTTGACCCGGTTGTCCTTCAGGTCGTCCACCAGGTCGCCGCCGCCCTGAACGGCCTTGCCGGTGCTGGCGTTGTAGGCCAGGCGGTCGGCCGCGGCGGGCGCGGCGGCGGCCTCGGCGGCCACCTGCTTGGCCATGACCTCGCCCCGTTTCCTCTCGCTGCCATAGGGGACCAGGGTGCGGCCGACTTCGGCGTTGAGTTTCGCCAGCTCGGCGTCCATGGGCGTGCTCACCACCTGCATGTCGCCCGACTGGCCGATGGCCACAAACTTCCCTTCGGCGCGGCCGGCGATGTCCTGCCAGACGGGGGTGGTCTCGCCGTGATTGCCGCACTGGACGGTGTTGATGATCAGGTCCTTCTTGACGGCAGCCTCGCAGGTCTTCGGGTACTTGACGTCATCGGGGTAGTCCATGTGGGGCGGGCAGTCGCCCACCAGGAAGATGATCTTGAGCACGCCCCGATCGGCACTCCAGGCCACCTTGGCCACGGCCTCGTGCAGCGCCTGGTTCACCGACTCGGGGGTGTCGCCGCCGCCGCCGGCCTGGAACTTCTGGAGGTTGGCATAGACGGCGTCGATGTCCTCGCTCAGGTCGTAGAAGCGGGTGACATATTCGTCGCCCCGGTCGCGGTAGCCGATGAGGGCGATCTTGAGCCTGGGCGTCGGTTTGGCTGAAACCATTTGGTTGGCGATGGACCAGATCTTGAGCTTGGCCCCCTCGATGAGGCCGCCCATGGAGCCGGTGGTGTCCAGCACGAAACAGACCTCGATCCGGGGCGCCTCCGCGGCGGCGGCGGGCGTGTCGGCCTGGACGGCGGCCGCGGCCGGGGCGGCCGCAGCCGCCAGGAGCAGCGCCAGGACCAGGAGGGTGTGACGGGCGGTTCGGGTGTTCATGTTCGTCTCCTTAGCATTCATGATGTCGGTTGCGGTTCATTCCACGATTTCGTAGACCGTATCGTCGAGTGCGACCTGGACGTTGCGGCCCACCGAAAGCCACTGCGGCATGCTGGGGTGCTTGCCCATCAGGTCGAAGTATTCGGCGGAGTTGAACTTGACCTGGACGCGCCGGGCGCCGGGCTTGGCCTGGACGTTGGCGTCGATCCACTGGCTGCCGTTCTGGAAGAAGTTGCGGCCGGCGATGAAGCGGCTGGCCTGGGCGCTGATCGCCTGGTCCACCCGCGTGCGCTCCGGGGCGGCGGTCCCGGCATAACCCTTGCGGGCGTGATCGTTGGCCTCCGCCGGGGCGGAGACGACCTCGGCCTGCTTCAGGGTGCTGTTCGACTGGACGCCGCCCACCACTCCGGCGCCGCTGGACTCGTCCTTCATCTCCTTGTAGCGGCGGCGGGTTTCGGTGACCAGCTTCTCGTCTCCGTCGATGGCCTGCAGGGTGCGGCTGGTCACCGGGACGTTGCGCCGGCTCTCATCCTCGACGATGAGGTAGGCGGTGTAGGGGGTGACGATGCCGTAGAGGCGGGCCAGGCGGGTGACCTCGTCGCGCAGTTCGGCGCTCTCGCCGTGCAGGCGGATCTGGTCCAGCAGGAAGCCCACCCGGCGCGTGGCCCACAGGCGGGCGATGAAGCCGTGCGCCGCGTCGCGGGCGGGGAACTCGGCCGCGTAGGTGAAGGTGCGGGCGCGGCCGTTGACGGAGCCGCTCAGCTTCACCGTGGCGGCGCCGCTGCCGGTGTAGCGGCCGAACAGCACCAGTTGCTCGCCCTTGAACAAATCGGGCAGCGCGGTGGGATAGGTCTTGGCGATCTTCACGGGGCCGGACACTTCCAGCCTGGGATTGGCCAGCACGGGCATGCTGATCTTGGCGTAGAAGTTGGACACCTTGACCTCGATGTCCTCGCTGGGCAGCACGTACTGGCTGGCGGCGCGGGTCTCCTCGGCCAGGCGGTCGAGCAGCTTGGTGTTGATGTCGGTGCCGATGCCGAAGCAGAACACCCGCACCGCCCGTCCGCCTGCGGCCGAGCGGGCCCGGTCCAGGATCTGCTTCTCGTCGGTGCTGCCGATGGTGGGCTTGCCGTCGGTGAGGAACACCACCACGTACGGCCGGTCGGCGGCGCCCGCGCCCGCCGCGGGGGTGAGCGCCGCGGCCAGGGCGTCCTCGATGGCGGTGCCGCCGATGGGCTTGAGCTCCTTCACGAAGGCGGCGGCTTTGGCCAGATGGTCCGCGTCCGCCGGGGCCAGCCGGCTGAAGAGCGGCTCGGCTTCGGTGGCGAAGCGGACGATCTCGAAGCGATCGCCGGCGTTGAGGTTCTGCAGGCAGAACTGGAGCGCCCGCTTGGCTTGGTCCAGCTTGCCGCCGTCGGCCATGGAGCCGGAGGTGTCCAGGACGAACACCACGTCCTTCTGGACGATCTGCTCGCCGGCGAGCCGGACGGAGGGCGACGCCAGAAGCAGGAAGTAGCCGCCGTCGGTGTCGTCGCCGTTCCGGCTGGCGAGGAGACTCAGACCCACGTCTCCGTCGGGCCGGGTGGAGTAGAAGAGCTGGAAGTCGGTGTCGGGCCGCGCGTTGCTGGTCTCATAGCCGGCCACGGCATGGCGGGCGTCGGGGCGGCGCACCTCCACGGGGTGGCTGGGCGAGTAGACCGACTGCAGGTCGTGGGTGCTGCTCAACGCCACCTTGACGGAGACGCTGCCGACGGGCTGGGCGGAGAACTTCTCGGTGTTCAGCGGATAGACATACTCCACCAGCCCGCTCTCCTGGCGCAGCACCTGGGTGTAGCTCAGGCGCACGCGCTTGTCGCTGCGCGGCTCGATGGGGAAGATGCGCACCTTGAACAGCCCCTGCCCGGCGTACTCCATCAGGGCCGGGTCGCGCATGCGCCGGACGATGTCCTCGTAGACCTGCCGCGCCTTGGCGGCGTCGAGCAGTTCCGCCTCGGTCATCTTGCCGTCGATATCCATGGCGAAGCGGTCGATCTGGGCGCCCGCGGGGATCGGGAAGATGTACGTCCCCTCCAGCCGGGCGGACGTGGGATTGAAGAATGACTGGTCCACTTCGGTCACGGCCACCTGGTCGGTGATCGTGACGGTGACGTGGTGGTACTTGACGGCCAGCGGCGCGAATGCGTACGGCTGACCCGGGCCCGGATGCGGGTGCGGGGCGATGATGAGCCCGTCGGCCGGGGCGAAACTGGCCGCCAGTGCGGCGATGCAGATGATCAGGGCGAGGTGGGAAATGCGTCTCATCGGGGTCCTCCTGGTGGCGGTGGCGCCGTTTGGTAACTATTTGACCCGTCCGGCGGGGAAACGGATCATCGGCGCGGTCACTTTAGAGACGGCGGCGGTGCGGCCGGCTTGCAACTTTTTTGCAGACAGGGCCACGGCCGCGCGGTTCATGGCGGTTAAGATGCTGCGGGCGGCTCATTTGGCGGCGTTGACAGGTACGGGGCTTCAGGGACCCGGGACACTCAGCCGGCCGCGGCGGAGGGGGCGTTTCGAGCGTCTCGTTCTCGGACGGCGCCGGCCGCGACCAGGCCTTGGCCGAGGCGGCGGAGGCGTCCATCCCGAGCCAGGCGGAGAGTGTGGCCAGGACGAGTTCCCGGTCGTCCAGTCCGCTGATGCGGATGCCGTGGTCCGCCCGCGGCTGGATGATCTTCAGCGTGACCGCCTCGCCGGTGAGCTCCACGGCGCAGGCGGTCCAGGGGAGCGCAGACGCTGTAGTCGGGGTCCGGGACGTATTTGTATGAGCAATGCCGCTGTAATGTTAGCCGGTTGGCGCCGGCGAACCGTCCGTCAACAGCCGCCTTGCATTCCCCGTGGGCATCTCGTAAGATAAACGCCGTCCCATCTCATGAACCCCCATGGGAATGCAGTCGGGCGGAGTGACGCGGGTGGAATCCACGGATCTTCAGCGACAAGCGGCCAATCGCGAAAAGCGCCTCGTGGCCCTGAGCTCGGTGCTTGCGGCCGTCTTCCTCACCGGGATCAAGCTGGGCGTGGGCATCTGGACCAACAGCCTCGGCATCCTGTCGGAGGCGGCCCACTCGGGCCTGGACCTGGTGGCGGCGGCGGTAACGCTTTGGGCGGTCCGTGTGTCGGGCCATCCGGCCGACCGGGACCACACTTACGGCCACGGCAAGGTGGAGAACCTGTCGGCGCTGTTCGAGACACTGCTCCTGTTCCTGACCTGCGCCTGGATCATCTATGAGGCCTTCCGCCGGCTGTTCAGCCCGGAGCCGGTGGTGGTGGACGCCAGCGTCTGGGCGTTCCTGGTAGTCATCACGTCCATTGTCGTGGACGTGTCACGGTCCCGGGCCCTGCGGCGGGTGGCGGAAAAGTACGGGAGCCAGGCTCTGGAGGCCGACGCGCTCCATTTTTCCACCGACATCTACTCGTCGCTGGTGGTTCTGGTGGGCCTGGCCGGGGTGCGTGCCGCCGCCGCGTTCCACCTGCCGGTGCTCGAGAAGATGGATGCCCTGGCGGCACTCGGCGTGGCGGTGATCGTGGTGTGGGTGAGTTTCCAGCTCGGGCTGCGGTCGGTGCGCGACCTGCTGGACGCCGTGCCCCGCGACCTGCCCGAACGGATGACCGGCCTGATCCGGAGCGTGCCCGGCGTGGCGCGGGTGATCCAGTTGCGCGTGCGGCGGAGCGGGCCTGACCTGTTCGCCGACGTGACGGTGGCGGCTGCGTCGGGACTGCCGCTGGAGCGCGTCCATGCCATTGCCGACGCGGTGGAGACGGCGATCCGGGACGCCCATCCCCGGGCGGACGTCGTCGTCCACGTGGAACCCGACGCTGCGGGGACTGAGGGGATGGTGGCCGCGGTGCGCCTCCAAGCATCCCGTCTGGGCCTGGCCGCCCACGCGGTGCGGTTCTACGAGCGGGACGCCAGGCGGTCGGTGGAACTGCACCTGGAGGTGGACGAGGGGCTGAGCCTGGACGAGGCCCACGGCCAGGCCGACCGGTTCGAGCAGGCCCTGCGGCGGGAGCTGCCCGGAATCGCTGACGTGGTGACCCACCTGGAGCCGGTGGGCGACGGCTCGGCGGCCTGCCGGGCGGAGGCCATTCCCGCCGGCCGCATCCACGACGCGATCGCCGAGTTCCTGGCCGGCGAGGCCATCGCGGCGCAACCGCATGACCTGCAGGTCCAGCGGCTGGCTGATGGACTGTCGGTCTCGCTACACTGCGCCCTCGACCCAGGGACCGGCATCCGCGACGCCCACGACCTGACCGAGCGCATGGAGCGCTTCCTGAAGGCGCGCGTGTCCGGCGTGGCGCGGGTGGTTGTCCACACCGAGCCGCGGGACGCGTGAAACTTGCGGCAATTTGCGCTATCCTGACAGGCACAAGGAGGATGCGCCATGGCCCAAGACGACAACCAGCAGGCAGTGCCCCGGCCCCTGCAGCAGATGGCCGAGTCGTTCGACGACAGCGACCGCGAGTACATCGCCCGGAAGCTGCCGGGAAAACTGGCGCAACTCGAGCGGGCCCACCGCGACGTGGGCTACATCAACCGGCTGCTCCGCCGGGCGCGGCTCTTCTTCGACCTGCTGTTCGACAAGTCGTTCAAGACGAGCTGGAAGGTCTATGCCGTGAGTGGTGCGGCGCTGCTCTATTTCCTCAACCCGCTCGATATCATCCCGGACGTGATCATCGGGATCGGCTGGCTTGACGACGCCTACGTCCTGGGCTGGGTGATGAAGATCTACAACGACGAGATCGAGCGCTACATCGCCTTTCGCGGCCTGTCGGACCGCGAGTATCGGTGATCGGTTGCATCTCATTCACCATTAAGGCACACAATACACGAAGGATTTTTAGGGTCGGGGGATTGGACATCGGATCCCGGTTCCCGGTTCCTGGTTTCCAGGTCCGATGACCGCGTTAAGGGAACGAGCCTCTAGCCTCGAGTCTCGAGCCTCGATAATGATCGCGTGATCTTCAACTTTTTTCCGATCGGCATCATCTAACACCCCAGACAATGTTTGCTACCCATTTACGGCCGGTGACGCCTCCCGTCCACCGGCTTTTTTCTTCTGTTATAATCGGCCGAATGAACGAAGCGGGAGCACGCCCATGAACAGAATCCCGGCTGTGCTGGCCGCCGGCGCCTGCTGCGTGGCGTTCTGCGCCGGTGCGATCGGCGAGGCCGTCCCTGCGGACGACTGGCGGCACAAGGTGGATCCGGAGGTGGCGGCGCCGGGCGAGGCGCCGCGGGAGTTCCTGGTGGTACTGTCGGAGCAGGCCGACCTGTCCGGCTCCCGCCGGCTGGCCACCCACGCGCAGAAGACGGCGTGGGTGCATCGCCGGCTCCGCGAGACGGCGGCGCTCACCCAGGCCCCGGTGGTGGAAGCGCTCCGCGCCGCGGGAGCCGAGGTGCGGCCGTTCTGGATCGCCAATTTCATCTGGGCCCGCGGCGGTCACCACGCGGTGGCGGCGGCGGCCGCGCACCCCGACGTGGCGCTGGTCGAGGCCAATCCGCCGGCGGCGCCGGCGTTGCCGGTCCCGCAAGCGCGGCACACGGACAAGACCGTCGATATCCCGTGGGGGATCCTGAAGACGCGCGCACCCGAAGCGTGGGCGGCCGGCGCCCGCGGACAGGGCGCCGTTGTGGCGGGCGCCGACACCGGCTATGACTGGGATCACCCGGCGCTGATCCGCCAATACCGCGGCTGGGACGGCGCCGCCGCGACGCACGACCACAACTGGCACGACGCGGTGCACGCGGCGGGCAGCTCCTGCGGCGCCGACGCGCCCGAACCGTGTGACGACAACGGCCACGGCACCCACACCATGGGCACCATGGCGGGCGACGACGGCGCGGGCGCGGTGGTGGGCATGGCGCCGGCGGCCACCTGGATCGGTTGCCGGAACATGAACGCAGGCTGGGGGACGCCGGCCACCTACATGGAGTGTCTGCAGTGGTTCGTCGCCCCCACCGACGGGGCGGGGCAGGATCCCGATCCGGCCCGGGCGCCCCACGTGATCAACAACTCGTACAGCTGCACCGCGTCGGAGGGGTGCAGCGATCCGGCGGCGCTGCTGCTGGCGGTGGAAAACGTCCGCGCCGCGGGAATCTTCATGGCCGTGTCGGCGGGCAACTCGGGCCCGGCCTGCGGCTCGGTGTATGATCCGCCGGCCATTTACGACGCGGTGTTCACCGTGGGATCCGCCGACGGCGACGACGTGGCCGCCTCATCCAGCAGCCGGGGGCCGGTGACCCGCGACGACAGCAACCGGCTCAAGCCCGACATCGCCGCGCCCGGCGTCAGCGTTACGTCGTGCCTGCCGGGCGCCGGGTACGGGGTGATGTCCGGCACCAGCATGGCGGCCCCCCACGTGGCGGGGCTCGTGGCGCTGGTGATCAGCGCCAACCCCGACACCGCCGGCGACGTGGACTGGCTGGAGGCGCTCATCGCCCGGTCGGCCGTGGGTCTGATCAACGCGCAGGACTGCGAGGGATTTTCCGGGGGGGACATCCCCAACGCGATTTACGGCCATGGGCGGATCGACGCTCTGGCGGCGGTGGTCGCCGCCCGCTCCGACCTGGACCGCGACGGCCGGCTGACGGCGGCCGATCCGCCGTTGCTCGCCCGCTCGCTGGCGGGCAACCCCACGACGCCGGCCGCGGGTCGCAGCTCCGGTGATCGGGACGGCGACGGCCGCCCCACCGTGGCCGACCTGCTCCGGCTGCGGCTCGACCTGGCGAAGTAGCGACGGCGAGGAGGCGCGATGCCGGAGCTGCCCGAAGTGGAAACCGTGGTCCGCGGCCTGCAGGGGGCCGTGGCGGGCCGCGTCATCACCGGAGTCACGGTCCGTTGGCCCCGGGCGGTCCGGCCGTCGGCCGCGGCGGTGGCGCGCGGCTTGCCGGGCCGGCGGGTGACGGCGCTGTCCCGCCGCGGCAAGTACCTCATCTTCCACCTGGACCGCGGCGCCCTGCTGATCCATCTCAAGATGAGCGGCAACCTGCAGGTGGTCCCCGCCGGCGAGTGCCGCAGCCGGCACGCGCACACCGTGTTCGCCCTGGACAACGGATGCGAGCTCCGGTTCGAGGACCCGCGCAAGTTCGGCCGCGTCTACCTCGCGGACGATCCCGTCGAGGTGGTGGGGCGGCTGGGCCCGGAGCCGCTGCCGGCCACCTTTTCCGCCGGCGATTTCCGCGCCCTGTTCCGCGGCCGGCGGGGCCGCCTCAAGCCGTTGCTGCTGAACCAGGAGTTCATCGCCGGGATCGGCAACATCTACGCCGACGAGAGCTGTTTCGGCGCGCGGCTCGATCCCCGGCGCCGGGTGGAAACCCTGGGCGACGCCGAGCTGGGCCGTCTCTACCGCTCCATCCGCCGGGCCCTGCGTCGGGGGATCATGCTGGGCGGCGCCAGCCTCGACCATGTCTTCCGGGGCGGCCGCTTTCAGGACGAGTTCCGGGTGTACGGCCGCACCGGCCAGCCGTGTCCCGCCTGCGGTGCGACCATCCGCCGCGTGGTGCTCGGGGGGCGCTCCACACACTTCTGTCCCCGCTGCCAGCGGTGAGCCGGCGGTCGGTTCATAGGACCGATCAGAGTGAATGGCTCAGTCGGTGCTTGTGACGGGGTACGTCTCGATGCGGTTGCGGCCGCGGGCCTTGGCCGCCATCAGCGCCTCGTCAGCCTGTTGCACCAGCTGGTCGAGGGCGCCCTGCTCGTCGCCGCTCTCCAGCGACAGCGTGGCGATGCCGATGGAGATCGTCACCCGGAAGGGCGTGCCGTCCGGAGACTGGCACACCATCGCTTCGATGACCCCGCGGATCCGTTCAGCGACCTCGGTGGCGCTGCGGAGGTCGGTCTCGGGCAGGATCAGCAGGAACTCTTCGCCGCCGTACCGGCCGACGAAGTCGGTGCCCCGGAGCGCCCCGGTGAGGACCTGGGCCACGCGCTTGAGGGTGATGTCCCCGGTGGGATGGCCGAAGTTGTCGTTGACCAACTTGAAGAAATCCATGTCGGCCATGCCCACGGCCAGCGGCCGGCCGTACCGGGTGGCGCGCCGGATCTCCTGCGCCAGCCGCTCGAAGACCGCCTCCCGCCGCAGCATGCCGGTGAGGCTGTCATAGGTGGCCGATTCGTAGAGCCGGGCGTTTTCGAATACCATCCCCACGTGGCGGGCCAGGAAGCTCAGCATATCCACCTGCTCGGCCCGGAACTGCTGGCCGCTCCGCTTCCGGCCCACGAGCAGGAGGCCGCTCAGCGCCTGGGCGCCGAAGAGCGGCACGACGATGGCGGTGCCGTAATGCTCCAGCAGGCCGGCCAGGCGCGTCTCCTTGGCCGTGATGCGCTCCACGGGGAGCGGCCGCTGAATTTTGCTCAACAGCTCGATGCCCGGATCCTGCCGGCTGATGATGAGCGGGTCACCGGCGGGGATGGGCTCGTCGGCGTGCACCACGGCCGCAAGCGGCGACAGGATGCCGGTGGCCGGGTCCAGCGAGAGCACGGCGGCCGACCGGAGCTCGAAGATTTCCTGAAGCTGGGCCACCAGGTGGCGGCCCATCCGGGGCACCTTGCCGTGGGCCGGGAGCTGGCTGGCCAGGTCCAGCAGTTGCTGGCGGAAGGCCCGCTGCTCGGGGAAGAACCGCGCGTCCACCATGTGCTGGAACACCTCGCGCAGCGGCTGGAACACCAGGCCCAGCACCAGGGCCGTGCCTGCGAACAGCCAGATGGATGACGTGCCGCCGGGCAGGAGGCGGGTGAGCAGGAAGCTGCCGGCGCCCAGCGAACCGTAGAAGATCAGCACCAGCGCGCCGGTGAGGGCGGAGTACATGAGCCCCTTGCGCACCACCACCTGGATGTCGAACAGCTGGTAGCGGTACATGGCGATGAAAATCGCCACTGGGAAGGGGAAGACGATGAGCGGCCAGTACGTTTCCAGCCACTCCGGCAGGGGTAGGCCGAACAGACCTGATGTCGACGTGTAGAGCGCATAGAGCAGCCAGGGCGAGGTGCCGAGCAGGACCAGCAGCGCCTGGTGGCGACCCAGCGGCGTCGGATACCGGATCGCCTGGGTGCCGAGGAGGAGCAACAGCGACAGCGCCCAGACAGGGAACAGGTAGTAATCGATGATGTAACCGCCGAACGGCAGCGCCCCGAGGAACGACTGCCAGCCCAGCACAAAATTCAGAATGGTCAGGGCGGCATAGACACCGAGGCCGATTCCGACCACGTAGAACAGGCGGATCAGCCACGGGCGCCTGGCTATCCACGGGTGGACGTCGGGGATGGAGCTGGCCAAATGCAGTTCGGTGGCGAACTGGAGGCCGGTGAACAGGTAGAACAGGACGCCGGTGGCCAGTTCCACCATGGGGCTGCCGATGAGGCTGAACGGCGGGAGGGCGAATTCGAAGGCAATGGCCGCGGTGAACATGAACAGGAGCAACTTGCGGGTGTCCGGCGGCGGAAGCAGGAACGCCAGGATGCCGATGCCGAGGTACGCCAGCACGATGGCCAGGCTCTCGATGAACTCTCCCCAGGGAAACTCGACGCCCGGCCGGATGGTGAACGTCAGTGTCTCGTCGCCCCGACGGACCTGCAGCTGGGCGGGCTGACCCGCTTGGTATCCGGCGGCGGCGCGGTCGTACTCGGAGTTGCTGCTCACAGGCTGGCCGTTGACGGCGACGATTTGGTCGCCCACGAGCAGACCGCCCCGCTCGGCGGGCAGGCCGGGAGTCACGCCCGTGATGCGCAACTTGTTCTCGATCAGGATGCCCACCGTGTGGTCGGCGCGAAACTTGCGGCCCCACCACTGACTGAACACCAGCAGGGTGGCGAAGGCGGTGACCAGGATCACCGCGGTGATGCGCAGCTTATGGGCGGTGGCCTTGCCGTCTCGTTCCATGGACATCCGGTTCAGCACCCCGACCGGCGAAAAATCTTCGCGTCGGTGCAGATTTCAATCTGAGTATCCGACGACTATTGTATGATTAAAACCATAGACGACAATAACTATCTGCTGGATTTGTGCCGCCGGTCACAAAGTCGCCGTCACTCCGGTGCAGCGGTCCGGATCGGCTTGAGTTGGCAGCCGGCCTGCAGGGCAGGCGGCGGCATGGGGTTTGAATCCCTTTACCCCTCAGTGTCGTTGTGTCACAATGAACACAGCGCAATTCCCCAGGAGGCATTCCGATGATCGACCGGCGGGATTTCATGCGAGCGGCCGGTCTGGCCGCGGCCGGCTGCCTGCTTCCGGGTGCTGCGACCCGTGTCCTGGGCGCGCCCGCGCGGCCGGTGGCCCCGCCGGCCCCGTGGACGCCGGTCCGCGTGCGGGGCGTCGTGCGGGTGGGCGGCGTCGGGCGGGCGGGCGTCGCCGTGACCGACGGCCTCACCGTCGCCGCCACCGGGGCGGACGGCGCCTTCGAGCTGATCACCACCTCGCGCCGGCCGCATGTCTACCTGTCGCTGCCGGCCGATGCCGACTTCGGCGCCCCCGTCGGCGGGCCGGTGCGCTTCCACCAGCGCCTGCATCCCAACGCGGCCGGCGAGGCCGCGGCGGCCTTCGAACTGGCCCCGGCGGGGGTCAACAGCGAACGGCACGCCTTCTTCCTGCTGGCCGACCCCCAGGTGCAGACGCCGGCCGAGGTCCGCCTGTTTCAGACCGAGACGGTCACGGACCTCAAGGCGTCGGCCGCGCGGCTGGGCGGCCAGCCGCTGTTCGGCGTCTCGGCGGGGGATCTCGTGTACGACCACCCGGAACTCCTGGCCGGATACACGGCCGCGGTGACGGCGACGGGTCTCCCGTTCTTCCAGGTGTTGGGCAACCACGACGTGGCTCCGGACGCCCGCACCGACGGCCGATCCGCCGGCCCGTTCCTGCGGGCGTTCGGTCCGGCCCA contains the following coding sequences:
- a CDS encoding DUF2914 domain-containing protein — encoded protein: MKHVARCAFLTAALALLAGAAAAQAVAGPMVKLDRFVVCANVENREPVGEADTFPATTEKVFAFVELKEVAVDTEIAVVWFHDEREAGRTTLAVRQGARWRTHAYKTLHNRTGAWRVEVLDAGGAKLGDASFTVE
- a CDS encoding VWA domain-containing protein — its product is MNTRTARHTLLVLALLLAAAAAPAAAAVQADTPAAAAEAPRIEVCFVLDTTGSMGGLIEGAKLKIWSIANQMVSAKPTPRLKIALIGYRDRGDEYVTRFYDLSEDIDAVYANLQKFQAGGGGDTPESVNQALHEAVAKVAWSADRGVLKIIFLVGDCPPHMDYPDDVKYPKTCEAAVKKDLIINTVQCGNHGETTPVWQDIAGRAEGKFVAIGQSGDMQVVSTPMDAELAKLNAEVGRTLVPYGSERKRGEVMAKQVAAEAAAAPAAADRLAYNASTGKAVQGGGDLVDDLKDNRVKLEEVKADELPAEMKNLTKEQQAAYLKAKAEERRKIQARIAELVKKRQEYINEEMRKAAGKGGFDEQVRAIVTEQAKSKGIQYATGDK
- a CDS encoding VWA domain-containing protein; this encodes MRRISHLALIICIAALAASFAPADGLIIAPHPHPGPGQPYAFAPLAVKYHHVTVTITDQVAVTEVDQSFFNPTSARLEGTYIFPIPAGAQIDRFAMDIDGKMTEAELLDAAKARQVYEDIVRRMRDPALMEYAGQGLFKVRIFPIEPRSDKRVRLSYTQVLRQESGLVEYVYPLNTEKFSAQPVGSVSVKVALSSTHDLQSVYSPSHPVEVRRPDARHAVAGYETSNARPDTDFQLFYSTRPDGDVGLSLLASRNGDDTDGGYFLLLASPSVRLAGEQIVQKDVVFVLDTSGSMADGGKLDQAKRALQFCLQNLNAGDRFEIVRFATEAEPLFSRLAPADADHLAKAAAFVKELKPIGGTAIEDALAAALTPAAGAGAADRPYVVVFLTDGKPTIGSTDEKQILDRARSAAGGRAVRVFCFGIGTDINTKLLDRLAEETRAASQYVLPSEDIEVKVSNFYAKISMPVLANPRLEVSGPVKIAKTYPTALPDLFKGEQLVLFGRYTGSGAATVKLSGSVNGRARTFTYAAEFPARDAAHGFIARLWATRRVGFLLDQIRLHGESAELRDEVTRLARLYGIVTPYTAYLIVEDESRRNVPVTSRTLQAIDGDEKLVTETRRRYKEMKDESSGAGVVGGVQSNSTLKQAEVVSAPAEANDHARKGYAGTAAPERTRVDQAISAQASRFIAGRNFFQNGSQWIDANVQAKPGARRVQVKFNSAEYFDLMGKHPSMPQWLSVGRNVQVALDDTVYEIVE
- a CDS encoding cation-efflux pump, with translation MQSGGVTRVESTDLQRQAANREKRLVALSSVLAAVFLTGIKLGVGIWTNSLGILSEAAHSGLDLVAAAVTLWAVRVSGHPADRDHTYGHGKVENLSALFETLLLFLTCAWIIYEAFRRLFSPEPVVVDASVWAFLVVITSIVVDVSRSRALRRVAEKYGSQALEADALHFSTDIYSSLVVLVGLAGVRAAAAFHLPVLEKMDALAALGVAVIVVWVSFQLGLRSVRDLLDAVPRDLPERMTGLIRSVPGVARVIQLRVRRSGPDLFADVTVAAASGLPLERVHAIADAVETAIRDAHPRADVVVHVEPDAAGTEGMVAAVRLQASRLGLAAHAVRFYERDARRSVELHLEVDEGLSLDEAHGQADRFEQALRRELPGIADVVTHLEPVGDGSAACRAEAIPAGRIHDAIAEFLAGEAIAAQPHDLQVQRLADGLSVSLHCALDPGTGIRDAHDLTERMERFLKARVSGVARVVVHTEPRDA
- a CDS encoding DUF1232 domain-containing protein — protein: MAQDDNQQAVPRPLQQMAESFDDSDREYIARKLPGKLAQLERAHRDVGYINRLLRRARLFFDLLFDKSFKTSWKVYAVSGAALLYFLNPLDIIPDVIIGIGWLDDAYVLGWVMKIYNDEIERYIAFRGLSDREYR
- a CDS encoding S8 family serine peptidase, which gives rise to MNRIPAVLAAGACCVAFCAGAIGEAVPADDWRHKVDPEVAAPGEAPREFLVVLSEQADLSGSRRLATHAQKTAWVHRRLRETAALTQAPVVEALRAAGAEVRPFWIANFIWARGGHHAVAAAAAHPDVALVEANPPAAPALPVPQARHTDKTVDIPWGILKTRAPEAWAAGARGQGAVVAGADTGYDWDHPALIRQYRGWDGAAATHDHNWHDAVHAAGSSCGADAPEPCDDNGHGTHTMGTMAGDDGAGAVVGMAPAATWIGCRNMNAGWGTPATYMECLQWFVAPTDGAGQDPDPARAPHVINNSYSCTASEGCSDPAALLLAVENVRAAGIFMAVSAGNSGPACGSVYDPPAIYDAVFTVGSADGDDVAASSSSRGPVTRDDSNRLKPDIAAPGVSVTSCLPGAGYGVMSGTSMAAPHVAGLVALVISANPDTAGDVDWLEALIARSAVGLINAQDCEGFSGGDIPNAIYGHGRIDALAAVVAARSDLDRDGRLTAADPPLLARSLAGNPTTPAAGRSSGDRDGDGRPTVADLLRLRLDLAK